The window TCTGTAGATGTCTACCTGTTTAGCAAAATGAAGACCACCCACCCGGTGATAAAACCACTTGCTCACATGGcggttttctaaaatgttacaCATGTTTCCCAAGGCTCATTCTTCAGTGGAGCGTGCGGCCCTGATTGGAGGAGTGATGATGAGGAAGGTTCCCACAGATAACACCTATGCCGTTGGAGGAGGCATGCTTAAAaagatgctggaggaggacaaagCGGCAGGACGAATCCCTTTCTACGTAAGAAAAGCAGAAACAAGCATCATATCATAAAGCTGATGAACGTACCACAAAAATCTACTGCATCTATAACATTATATAGGATTAATTTCTTAATTGTGTTACCAGCATCAACCGTTTGATACTCTTGCTTCAGATGTAAATATTACCACCTTTTGCACAAATACAATGATGCAATTTGTTTCACACCGCTCAAACATCCCATGGCTTCTGCTGAAGGATAACGTTGTTTGTGATGTCTATCTGGTTAAGGACAATAACCCCCGTCTCAGGTGGACCCATATGTCACTATCAGTGAACGATATCCAGGAGGCTGCAATGGTGCAGCGGATTTGAATCATCTGTGTGTATTGAATGTGACTCTCAGGTCTACGTTTGAATGAACAAAGTATATCTCTGTTTATGAGACAAACTAGGTGCATGATGtgaatttgtatttcattttttttaaacccttaaAGGTGTGAATGATTTGTATGTTGGTGTCTTTCAGTTCTGTGCGACTCTTGGTACCACCTCATCCTGTGCTTTTGATCACATCACCGAGCTGGGGCCCATATGTGAGTCACACACACTTGATCTTTTTGGTTTTGCAACAGGAAAAGTATTGTCACACCCTATTAGGCTGTTTTAGCTTTACAACAGACACTTTGATGTGAGAGGAGCCTGGATGTTTGGGAGAGAAATCCAAATCAAGAGGGTGTCCTCTAACCAATAATATGGcataatgtgtgtgtacattctGAAACAAATATGTGTTTCTGGAGCTCTAATATTTAGCACCCTATTTACTTACCTCAGTATTAACAATATCCAATAATTcctaatgtgtttttgtgttatgacaatatgtgtttttagaaATGCATGTTAAAAACCTCCCTGTTTTGTGTCTATTTCAGGTAATGAGGAAAATTTGTGGATGCACATCGATGCAGCATATGCAGGGAGTGCATTCATCTGTCCTGAATTTAGGCCTTTGCTGAATGGCATTGAGGTGTGTAAAAACATTCATGTTCGTATAGTTTGTGGACACTATAACATCTGACAGAGTATTGACAGCGTCGGATTTGAACCTTGACCATTCCAACATGTGTAGGACAGATTTAACGTAATTTAAGTGGCGTCAAAAAGTTTGCATCCACCTCCAAAGACGCATTGATGCTTCTGAATGACGAGCAAACCTTTTTCTGTTTAATTGGGCGTGAAATATCTCTAATAGCATCTATGACAGTAAACGCTAACTGCATACTGATGATATCCAGTtgctttatttctatttgaaaATGGCATAACGTTAATGTCAAGGAGGAAGCATGCAAGAGCGAGTAATATCCCAAACGATTGCCAGAAGCGCAGCAGCATCAATCTGCCTTTTGAGGCTGGCGAAGCAGCTGTTGCTCCCGGAGCTGTGCACAGACGCAGAGATAAGGACAGAGTCATTTCCTGAGGCAGCGTAGgacctttatatatatatatatatatatatatatatatatatatcactgtTCATTAGACACACAATGTTGGTGCAAAGACAGAGGAAGCAGACTTGACTGTAAAATGACCAACAGTTGTTTCATCTAAACTCGGGTAGATAAACATTTTGCTCCCATAATTTTGCAGTTTTTCcaatttgaagtgtcttttaatGCAATGGAAATCTGACTTTTAGGATCATTCATCCAGAAAGtggattattaaattaaaatttagaaaatataaaaagaatagGACATGCATTACAAGAAGGTTCCCACTACTTTGGGACGGCAGCACAGCCCTGCTAAGGACTTGGTTGCTAGGATACGGGTGATGGGCAAGCAGGCAACCAGCCCCCCCTTTAAATCAGTCAGCATGGCAACTGTCAGCCAGGAGTCTGTCTCCCATTGTCTCTCCATGCTTTGTTATTGCATTTATGAGATAGAGAAAAAGGATATTACAAGAGATAGCTcacaaacagatgaaaaacGGATTGGAAGAGGTTTCCCTTTGAAATAACCCTGCCAGTAAGGGTTATTTTCCTTGTGCTCTTTGAGCTGTTGGCTGGATATCCCTCTTTTGCATTTCAAATAAATTGTGCCGGCCTTAATCTAGATAATGGTCTTGGTGAAAAGGTTGTCTCTGAGTCAGTAAAGGTAAATTAACATATATTATTCCGTAGGTATTGgccaaaatgcattttgtgcTGATGTAATAATTTtaccatttaaaacatttattataaCACATCGGATTTTGCCAAAAATATAAAGCAGGATATGGATACTTGACTGACTGATGTTTTCTGATCATTTTGTTGTATGAGGCCTTTCCTTCCAGAGAGACTAATACACaatgtttctttgttgtttcttttaaagtttGCTGACTCTTTTAACTTCAACCCCCACAAGTGGCTTTTAATCAACTTTGACTGCTCTACAATGTGGTAAGTTGTGTATGGTTATACTCTGTGCAAAGCAGAGGTTTCAGTGCAAATAAGTTGACTTacgaaaaaaaaatcaaaatatactGCTCGAAAGAATTATACACACTAACTAAAGTGTGTGGCTGctcaaaatattctttaaaaggTTTAAGCAACATTCTTGATATGGTACATCTTTCATTGCTAATGGGTAACAGCACTTAGGGTACTATTTATCTTCTGATAGGAACAACAAACTTTCTGTTCACAAGACTCGTATGGATATGATGAAttacaaattcattcatttaaaaaatctatTATATTTACAGTTTTGTCATTTAATAAATTGACCTCAGAGGTTTCCATGGTCCCATAAAGTAACAATGAGTGGTCCATTTAAACCTGACATCAATCTACACTACATTCATTAGCTCAGTAAACAGAGCTACGCCTCCCAGATGCCCCTTTCGTCAGCAGCAAACAAAACCAGAGATGCTTTGCAAAAGGACGTGTTTCAAACCTCAACATGTGCTCAAGGGAAAATCACCTCCCCCTCGCTCAGTTTATTGCAATTCCATTTTTACGCAAACATAATCATCAAAACTCAATTTTTTGaattttcttttgaatttgtAAGTGGTTAAATATGGTGTTATAATTATTGTTGTCACAGTATTTGCATTCTGTGCAATGAGCATATGTGCAAAGTTGAATCTGAAGTAATCAacagggtgaagaagaggcaGGACATCATTGGAGCCTTCAAGGTGGAACCCCTCTACCTGAAACACGAGAACCAGGAGTCAGGTagttatttaaatgaaagaacTTAAATCCATGGTTCTGTGTTGGTTGAATCTGTGGTCTACTGCATTGCATAatttcaaaaaggaaaagttgtGACCATGTTTATTTTTCCCAATGTGAGGATGGTGTTCAGTTCATTTGagccacattcacacacatcagATTCAACAATGATCACTGGAGGTGCCTAAATGCAGTGCAGCCTAAACCTGATGAACACaggaaaaaactaaactaaactagaCAGGTGTTGTCAGTGTTTGGGACAAGCAACGTGAGTTAAGAGCTCGGAAGGCAGGAGATTTTCAAATGTTCAAACAACATTTTGGGAATGCAATCTGTCAACATGGTTTGCAGTTACTGAAAAGTGtaagtttgtgtgtttcagtcatTTCTGTATGTAGAAGAGCTCATTTCAGGTATTTGCCACTGATTAGCTGCTGGCTGTTGAAAACTAATGTTAGCGTTTGCAGATGCTGACATGATGCTTCAGAACATTGTCACTATGTTGAGGTTCATACATTAGAAGACAGCTGTCCTCCAACGTCCACCCACCTCTGGGTTTGCAGCCTTCGACCTGCTCTTGGAGCTCTGGCTCTCTTTGCCTCTTCAGCCGCGATAAAGCGCCCTTATTTTTACTAACAAAATAATTATCatcaatatataataataacaataaataataataaagaaaataatagccattatgtttatttaacataataagAATCTTTTAaattatatacattttcatttttatttttattttaaatgccgAGTTGCTGCTCTCTAGCCAGTTGTTAGTGTCCGTTAGCATTATAGCTACCTGGAAATTGGCATTTAGCAGCCTGTTGTCAAGCAGAGGCAGAACAGAGACGGGTCTTCCTGCAAGGCAGACTGGATAGATGCTCTTCTACATGAACAGATTTGGCAACTGGGGACAGATTCTGTACTGGCACAGCCCATCAACATCATGAAAATCCTAAAGATCAATCATCAGAATGAAGATGATGCTTAATTGAGCTTAGAAAATATGTCTCTGTGCCTGTATGTAAATGCATCCATGTCTCCTGTAACTGTGTATGCTGGTGCATGTGTGCAGCTGGGCTCAGAGCTGCACTCTAATTTGTCTGACAGACACGcggacagagagaggaagacaaacCGCTACCTCCCACCGCACTGAGGCACCTTGCAAAAGCTCAAACATTGTGGGCTATTCAGTCTAATTAGTGGTTGTTAGCAGCAGCTAACCCAGGCCCCATTCTGCATAGATGAGATATCTGCAGTGAGAGCAGGGAGATGCTGTACAGGTGGTGGGCGTAATGACAGCAAAACACCTGCACCGTGGACGGAAATCCCAAATACAAAATAGCTTTAAAAATGCACATGACATGTTATGACgtaaatcattttcaatgtCAGAGCCTTGTGTTATCAGGAGAAATTGGTGTATGATAATGCAATGAGGAGAATGCAGACTGAACCTAGAATAACTTGAAAAATAAGCAGAAGCAAAGTTTCTGATGTCAATCAATTTTGggaactttttcttctttcaataGGGCTGGTCACAGATTATAGGGTAAGATGAATCAatgtttcaatttattttttattatttatttttttaataatcctaGTTTAGCAAAACTGCTAACACTCTCCTCTTTCCTAAAAGCATTGGCAGATTCCACTGGGAAGAAGATTTCGCTCACTGAAGATGTGGTTTGTCTTCCGTTTGTATGGACTCCAAGGCCTGCAGACTCATATACGCAAGGTAGGAGACCAAGTGAACCCTCTCCATCTATGGTAACATGACTGCAAAACTATGGTAATATTGTACGTCTCGAACCATCCTAAAGTCCTAACAATAAAATTGCTACATTAGCAATGGAAGTCACATATTTGGTTCTTATGGTTAattcccatcccccccccccctcccccctcccttccacgTCCCGACCCACCTAATCCTTCTCAGCACTACTGGCCTTATCGCTGCCCCATCAGCATTTCCTGTCAGTCATATATGTCTGGTATGCGTCAACATTTCTCAACATTTCTTCTCCAATGGCCATCTTACCCCTTCATGCCCGTCTCTCATCCTCatattcctcttcctccctccagtCTGCTCTGTCAATCAAATGAGTCTGTTTTGTGTTTACTCTCCGAtttaagcagcagcagaacagcAGTGATCCCTGAAGCCATAACCAATGACACAAAACCATTGAGTTTTACACTGTACATCCGCCCCCAAGATTAGATTAAACAGTTTCCGCCATTCTGCTGTTTTATGCTGCTAAAACTTGTCTGAATGGAAATGCACCCTGTGTGACGTACCGATAGTTCCATCTTCCCAAGAAGAAATTTAGTTTTATTGTGATCATATGTAGTGATGCACATTTAGTGTTTGCAATGCATTGAATATAAGGGCGGGCAATTTAATCATAATAGATAAATGTGTTGGTATAAGTTTGTTGGATCTCATGTTGACGTTTGAAAATGACTTACACATCCCTGGAACAGATTGTGAAGCACAGTGATCCCATTTTCAGAACTGAACTAGGAATTCTTTATTTTGATGTGTTATAAACCTCAACATATTGATATGAAGTCTTCTGTTATGAGCAGTTGGAGATGGTCACATCACACACTCTAGAGAGGTGCAGACTGAATCAGCTTGTTGCACTTGCCCATGTGGACAGTACAGCGCTGCCATCTAGTGAGAGCCCCTGATACTAACTGTTTTTTGTGATGGCTTACTTACaagaaatgttttgtaatgCTGTATCCAACCAATTAATTGAATATATACCCCCTCGCCCTTTCACTTGCTGTGAAATTTACAAAGCAGTTTCATTAACCTGAATGAGCACCAATCTCAGGTCTCAAGACTCATAACGTTCTCTCATCCAAGCACACATTATCTCATGTTTTCACTTTGCAGCAAGTGGTCCTGGCCAAAGAATTTGAGAGTCTTGTTCGAGCAGACAAGAGGTTTGAGATCTGTGCCGAGGTGGTCATGGGGCTGGTGTGCTTCAGGCTCAAGGTAACAATGTCCAACAACTGACCACGGAGATGTGATGCTTTTTGTTAAACTCAAGGCCTACACCAAAATCCTAGCTATTGTAAATCTGAACAATTCTTTTCTCTCAGGGCTCCAATGAATTGAACGAGCTCTTGCTAAAAAGGATCACCGAGAGCAGAGCCATCCACCTGGTGCCTTGTCAGCTCTCCGGCCTCTTTGTCCTACGCTTTGCCATCTGCTCACGCACCACTGACTCGGGCCACATCCAACACGCATGGCGGCAAATCACACAGCTGTCCAGTGAGCTTTTGCAAAGTGATCATTGACCAAAAGGCTGGAAAGGGGCTGTCCACCAGCATGTCAAAAGACCGCCCAACGTGAGGACGAAAGATTTCCTGTTGCATATTTCTGTCTGCTGCCATGCTATCTAGTCCAGTGAGCAGTGATCACTATCCTGTTGATACATGTGAAAATAACGCCTTACAAAAATCAACAAAGCAAATGTGTACGTAAGGAAAgaaaattattttacattttctatttgcAACTTCTCCACTATTGACCGCTTTTATCTTTCACTGTCTTTGTGCTTGCATCATTCCGCCGTGAGCCTCTGTCTATGCCGCTTCCGTGTCTTCACGTCCAACATGGGTTGGTTTATTGTAAATGCGTTGTACATTGATTGTCTAAATGGATTTATAAGTCAACAGGTGCTGTCACAGAATTAGCTTTTAAATGTTCATGATTTATCATCAAGCTTTAAATGAAGCCTTAGAAATGAGGGAGTTGTTATAGATTTACAAAGGTTACTTTATGACAATATAATTGTTCCTAGGCTATGGCTTCATGAGTTTTTGAAAGTAAGGAATTCAAACATTGCTCCTAAGAATCAGGAAAACCCCTTTTCACAAATGCTTTCATATCTGACCCGATTAGCTAAATTAGTTGTGGTTAAAATGGCAGGCAGCGGCCGACTATATATTTGTATACTGATTTTCTATCAATACATTTagtgttttattgatttaagtGCCATATGTTTGGCATAGTTATATTGTGCTTCATTCAGATAGAAACAAATGATCAAGTAGTTGAGTAAGTAGTGCATATATTTGATATGTCCGGTGTATAACAAATTAAAGCCCCAAGATGCACCACTATTTGTCCATCATGACAGATGTCAAACCTTGTTGTGAATTCATATGATTGTATCAAATTGTGCTCATGTTGCTGAGCAAGGTGTTTTCTCGTTGAGTTGCCTGTGACTTGCAACGGTGAGGGTTTATTTGAATAAAGTCTTCAGTGGTCATGGTTCATCATCTATAAATTAGAATTCATCAGGCTCCCAACAAAAGATTAATAGACGGCTTCAAAGTTTCAAGAGCAGTGATGACAGTATGAAATACGTCTATCTGGACTGTTGAAACCTCTGCACAGCAATGGCTCAAACATAGGAGAaattatatataacataatataggactaatatcatatagcataatataggactaatatcatgtaacataatataggactaatataacAAACATAGTATCATAGTTCTAATTTCATATAACATAACAATATAGCTGACAACTAATATAGCAGACATGGCATCACACTTATTATTTCTAatattatataacataatatcGAAGaactaatataataatatatataatttaactAGGGCCGGTAATTTAgcacgttaattacgattaattacaatgtaaattaagatgaattaattacacaaaaaataacacaatttttacgcatttttacacttattttttgcaccgcggaacgtttctcactggatgagtttcggaggaccgattatactggagcaccaactagcgtccatgacttcagacaacaacaaactacagtgaacatgaacgaagaagctgacgagaccgtgtcgggtggccccgtgaatgggaaatcttattataacaaacacacggatggaagcgtcgataagagcgtggttgtgtgtaagctgtgcaacaaggaattcacatcgagcctcaagtatcacctcaacgcaacacaattagcagctagcgtggacgtacaaggacccacacccaacccacactgcaccagatgactgctttaaggaccagggtaactaagaccacgtctgaaaaaataaccaatgttctgaatgtacttgaaagtattggtctacttaaaaaaacatttacagaaggtctacttacctataggctacctgaatttctgaaagtactatatttctaaatatgctatttataCACTTGTCTGTGTGAGGCAcctttatgtggtaacacaattgggattttatatagccaatatattataatagttgagagcattcctaagaatcgcagcttttattgtgttgtacagcattgattgggggggggggaaaccaggtaaagcggaaccaaagtgcgagtggggttgcattgCGCCGCCTAGAGGGACGGACGCCTTTCTTTTGTCTCATATTGAAGttgggatctaaagatggcggttcgctcGTTCTCTCGCTGACAAcgtgcttctgttttccaggttcgttctcagtgaaaaagaacaagaactgtttcctcccggggtgtatgaggtgtgttgtagctgtggcGGGTTGGTAGTTGggtgtttggtgggtgg is drawn from Pungitius pungitius chromosome 11, fPunPun2.1, whole genome shotgun sequence and contains these coding sequences:
- the ddc gene encoding aromatic-L-amino-acid decarboxylase — protein: MDAAEFRRRGREMVDYVADYLENIEQRPVYPDVEPGYLRSLIPTEAPLEPDNYDDIMKDVERVIMPGVTHWQSPHFFAYFPAASSYPALLADMLCGAIGCIGFSWAASPACTELETVMLDWLGKMLKLPEHFIAGTHGHGGGVIQSTASEATLMSLLAARCKAVRRVQETNPEIPEAEVLSKLVAYASEQAHSSVERAALIGGVMMRKVPTDNTYAVGGGMLKKMLEEDKAAGRIPFYFCATLGTTSSCAFDHITELGPICNEENLWMHIDAAYAGSAFICPEFRPLLNGIEFADSFNFNPHKWLLINFDCSTMWVKKRQDIIGAFKVEPLYLKHENQESGLVTDYRHWQIPLGRRFRSLKMWFVFRLYGLQGLQTHIRKQVVLAKEFESLVRADKRFEICAEVVMGLVCFRLKGSNELNELLLKRITESRAIHLVPCQLSGLFVLRFAICSRTTDSGHIQHAWRQITQLSSELLQSDH